From the genome of Nicotiana sylvestris chromosome 2, ASM39365v2, whole genome shotgun sequence, one region includes:
- the LOC138885934 gene encoding intracellular protein transport protein USO1-like, whose protein sequence is MKKLEETGPMVPKGRKEYNDIGRKAVEKNYRAKKILMCGIGPDAYNRVLACDTVKEIWEAFQTTHEGTTQVKQSKIDMLTTEYELFRMKDDESIQDMHTRFTSIINELHSLGDVIPRNKLAFAYWGDSSSESEREPDAENSSMMTMETKATKYDSLFALMAQSDDDEEDEDDEVNFKDVQRNLKSYSSKKLKSLENVLIDAYYSLVNDKEILTIELGEAEQSRDNLVVSVVDLNETIANLEKEKKALNERITTVKNERDDLMVVVIDLKETIEGLSNEKHTLEGKIATTEEKRDDLLVIYTDLEETIEGINREHRNASLGKGKEVASETHIKLEKELTTVKTSLCSELEKNQQLQAELEKVRIDLEKSLKGTWSSDAITAMYLNNNRNRQDIGFQREKTPYNPHSKYVTIPDNWLCTHCGNNMHFKENCQARVQSVQKNKVFTDKVTTKKGPGNSERKQTAMDYGL, encoded by the exons ATGAAGAAGCTTGAAGAAACAGGACCAATGGTGCCAAAAGGCAGAAAAGAGTACAACGACATTGGTAGAAAAgctgtagaaaagaactatcgtgccaagaaaatcttgatgtGTGGCATAGGACCTGATGCGTACAACAGAGTCTTAGCTTGTGATACTgtcaaagaaatatgggaagcgtTTCAAACCACACatgaaggaactactcaggtAAAACAGTCCAAGATCGACATGCTCACCACGGAATATGAGCTctttaggatgaaggatgatgagtctatacaagatatgcacaccagattcacctctatcataaatgagcttcactcacttggagatgtcattcccagaaacaagctt GCTTTTGCTTATTGGGGAGATTCCTCTAGTGAATCCGAAAGGGAACCAGATGCAGAAAATAGTTCCATGATGACAATGGAAACTAAAGCAACGAAGTATGATTCATTGTTCGCGCTGATGGCTcagtctgatgatgatgaagaagatgaagacgatgaggtaaacttcaaggatgttcagagaaatctgaaatcctactcttctaagaagcTAAAGTCGTTAGAAAATGTCCTAATTGATGCCTATTATAGCCTTGTtaatgataaggagatcctgaccATTGAACTAGGAGAAGCCGAACAATCTAGAGATAATCTGGTGGTCTCAGTAGTGGacctaaatgagaccatagctaatcttgaaaaagaaaagaaagccttgaatgaaagaataactactgtgaaaaatgagagagacgaCCTGATGGTAGTAGTTAttgatctaaaagaaacaatagaaggtctTAGCAATGAGAAACACACCTTAGAAGGAAAAATTGCAACTACTGAGGAAAAGAGGGATGACCTTTTAGTGATATACACCgatctagaggaaaccattgagggaatcaatagagaacataggaatGCGAGTCTTGGAaaagggaaggaagtagctaGCGAGACACACATCAAGCTTGAAAAGGAATTAACTACTGTGAAAACCAGTCTATGTAGTGAACTCGAGAAGAATCAgcaacttcaagctgaattggagaaagtaagaattgatcttgagaaatctttGAAagggacctggtcctcagatgctaTCACTGCCATGTATCTTAACAATAATAGAAACAGGCAGGAcatcgggttccaaagggagaaaactccttacaaccctcacagcaagtaTGTCACTATCCCTGATAACTGGctatgtacccactgtgggaacaacaTGCACTTTAAAGAAAATTGTCAAGCCAGGGTTCAGTCTGTTCAGAAAAATAAAGTGTTTACTGATAAAGTGACTACTAAAAAGGGACCAG ggaacagtgagagGAAGCAGACTGCGATGGACTATGGACTATAG
- the LOC104212786 gene encoding probable LRR receptor-like serine/threonine-protein kinase At3g47570: MLCHIHSCFRKNRKMHVIVMGRSCHLLFALVVFILFHHHTSLATVPNINTDEAALLALKSHISSHPNNLLQSNWSSSSPVCSWIGITCSSRHHRVTALDISSMQLHGTIPPHLGNLSFLVSLDISNNTFHGELPEELAHLQRLKLIDVTINNFTGAIPPFLSLLSNVRYMYLSSNQFSGKIPSSLSNVTKLEVLTLKENFLEGVIPRELGDLRHMTFIDLQFNRLTGSIPPSIYNITSMQKIGLTYNNLTGKFPTTICDHLPNLEKFAISYNYLDGIIPPNLEKCRKLQMLSLSGNDFTGTVPKEIGNLTVLTELYLGDMHLEGEIPVELGNLKKLQLLGLFGNEFIGSIPTSIFNMSAMQYLSFDGNGLLGTLPSDLGHRMPSLVEFNCATNNLSGFIPASISNSSRLRKLDLSANSFTGPILKSLGNLEHLEFLNLQYNNFYSDSTLSFLTSLTNCRKLRVIGLSENPLHGFFPTSVGNFSDSLHIFESYACKLKGSIPEEIGNLTGVTRMNMLNNELTGHIPKTIQRMLNLQQLYLQRNKIEGTIPDVICTLKNLGALDLTENQLSGSVPPCLGNITSLRNLYLAYNRLNSTLPASLGSLQDLVEFNVTSNLLSGKIPLEFGNIKAATLIDLSKNNFSGEIPNTLVGLDRLIKLSLAHNRLDGPIPNSFGRMLALEFLDLCYNNLSGEIPKSLEALVYLKYLNFSFNKLSGEIPSGGPFANATSQSFLANDALCGDSKFHVPPCVTKSPKRKKKILVLSVVLGVGLVSIALALFYVFLRLRKMKKNASLADSPLVNFKGHERISYYELEQATEGFDESNLLGNGSFSMVYKGTLKDGTLLAAKVFKVQLEGAFKSFDTECEMLRKLRHRNLAKVITSCSNLDYKALILEYMPNGTLDKWLYSHNLFLDLLQRLNIMIDVAAALDYLHNGYSTPVVHCDLKPSNVLLDQDMIGHVSDFGIAKLLGAEEAFVQTRTIATIGYIAPEYGQDGIVSTSCDVYSFGIMMMETLTRMRPSDEAFTGDLSIRRWVSDSCPSEIHKVVDANLVQAGNEKTDTKMQCIVSIMELALSCTLVKHDARICMEDALSTLRKIRLQFVSNRH; this comes from the exons ATGCTTTGCCATATCCATTCTTGTTTTAGGAAAAACAGAAAAATGCATGTTATAGTTATGGGCAGAAGTTGCCATCTCCTGTTTGCTCTTGTAGTTTTCATTTTGTTTCATCACCATACTTCACTGGCTACAGTTCCCAACATTAACACTGATGAAGCAGCTCTTCTTGCCTTGAAATCTCACATTTCTTCTCATCCTAATAACTTGTTACAAAGCAACTGGTCTTCTTCCAGCCCAGTTTGTAGCTGGATTGGCATCACTTGCAGCTCTCGCCACCATCGAGTCACAGCTTTAGACATTTCTAGCATGCAACTTCATGGTACCATTCCTCCGCATCTAGGAAACCTCTCATTTCTTGTTTCTCTCGACATCAGTAACAACACTTTCCATGGGGAGTTGCCAGAAGAATTGGCTCATTTGCAGAGGTTGAAACTGATTGATGTCACAATCAATAACTTCACTGGTGCCATCCCACCATTTTTAAGTTTGTTATCTAATGTCCGATACATGTACCTATCGAGCAACCAGTTTTCGGGGAAAATTCCATCTTCCCTTTCCAATGTAACAAAGCTGGAGGTGTTGACTCTAAAGGAAAACTTTCTCGAAGGAGTGATCCCTCGAGAACTCGGTGATCTTCGTCATATGACTTTCATAGACCTGCAATTCAACCGGCTCACTGGCTCTATACCGCCATCAATCTATAACATTACATCAATGCAAAAGATTGGTCTCACCTACAACAATCTTACTGGCAAGTTTCCAACAACGATATGTGACCACCTTCCAAACTTGGAAAAGTTTGCCATCTCGTACAACTATCTAGATGGCATTATTCCACCAAACTTAGAAAAATGCAGAAAGCTTCAAATGTTGTCATTGTCTGGCAATGATTTCACTGGAACTGTGCCAAAAGAGATAGGCAACTTAACAGTTCTTACAGAATTATATCTTGGAGACATGCATTTGGAAG GAGAGATACCAGTGGAGCTAGGAAATCTTAAGAAACTACAGTTGCTGGGATTATTCGGGAATGAATTTATTGGTTCCATCCCTACAAGCATTTTCAACATGTCAGCAATGCAGTACCTATCATTTGATGGAAACGGGCTTTTAGGTACTCTACCTTCAGATTTAGGCCATAGAATGCCCAGCCTTGTAGAATTCAATTGTGCGACGAATAATCTGAGTGGTTTTATTCCTGCTTCTATCTCAAATTCTTCAAGACTCAGAAAACTTGATCTCAGTGCCAACAGTTTCACAGGTCCAATTCTTAAATCACTTGGTAACTTAGAACATCTTGAGTTTTTGAACTTGCAGTATAATAATTTTTATAGCGATTCAACATTGAGCTTCTTGACATCGTTGACAAACTGTAGGAAACTAAGAGTAATAGGTTTATCTGAGAATCCCCTGCATGGGTTTTTTCCTACATCTGTTGGAAATTTCTCCGACTCTCTGCACATTTTTGAAAGCTATGCTTGTAAACTAAAGGGAAGTATTCCTGAAGAAATTGGTAATCTTACTGGAGTCACAAGGATGAATATGCTTAACAATGAGTTGACTGGACATATTCCAAAAACTATCCAACGCATGTTGAATCTACAACAACTTTACCTACAAAGAAACAAGATAGAAGGAACCATACCAGATGTTATTTGCACTTTAAAGAATCTCGGTGCATTAGACTTGACGGAAAATCAGCTTTCTGGTTCAGTGCCTCCATGCTTAGGGAACATCACCAGTTTGAGGAATCTTTATCTAGCTTATAACAGGCTGAATTCAACATTACCTGCAAGTTTAGGAAGCCTTCAAGATCTCGTAGAATTCAACGTTACATCCAATTTATTAAGTGGGAAAATTCCTCTGGAGTTTGGAAATATAAAGGCAGCAACACTCATTGATctatcaaaaaataatttttctggTGAGATCCCTAACACTCTAGTGGGTCTGGATAGATTGATCAAACTTTCTCTAGCACATAACAGATTAGATGGGCCTATTCCAAATTCATTTGGAAGAATGTTGGCCTTGGAATTCTTGGACTTGTGCTATAACAATCTTAGTGGTGAAATTCCAAAGTCATTAGAAGCTCTTGTGTATCTCAAGTACCTGAACTTCTCGTTCAATAAACTTAGTGGAGAAATACCCAGTGGTGGTCCTTTCGCAAATGCCACAAGTCAATCTTTCTTGGCCAATGATGCACTTTGCGGTGACTCTAAATTTCACGTGCCACCATGTGTCACCAAATCTCccaagaggaaaaagaaaattttggTTTTGTCTGTTGTTTTGGGAGTGGGTCTAGTATCTATTGCATTAGCCCTCTTTTATGTATTTTTGAGGTTGCgaaagatgaagaagaatgcaAGTCTAGCAGATTCGCCTCTGGTGAATTTTAAAGGACATGAAAGAATTTCCTATTATGAACTTGAACAAGCAACCGAAGGATTCGATGAAAGCAACTTGCTTGGTAATGGGAGTTTCAGCATGGTCTACAAAGGGACACTAAAGGATGGTACTCTTTTGGCAGCAAAGGTATTCAAAGTGCAATTGGAGGGTGCATTCAAAAGTTTTGACACAGAATGTGAGATGCTTCGGAAACTTCGCCACAGAAATCTGGCCAAAGTCATCACCAGCTGCTCCAACCTTGATTACAAAGCCCTAATTTTGGAATACATGCCCAATGGGACACTTGATAAATGGTTATACTCTCACAACTTATTCTTGGACTTATTACAGAGATTGAATATAATGATAGATGTGGCTGCAGCATTAGACTATCTCCACAATGGCTATTCAACACCTGTGGTGCATTGTGACTTGAAGCCAAGCAATGTCTTGCTAGATCAAGACATGATTGGCCATGTCAGTGATTTTGGCATTGCCAAATTGCTAGGTGCAGAGGAGGCTTTTGTCCAAACAAGGACTATTGCAACCATTGGATACATTGCTCCGG AGTATGGACAAGATGGAATAGTATCCACGAGCTGCGATGTTTATAGTTTTGGCATTATGATGATGGAGACGCTTACAAGAATGAGACCAAGTGATGAAGCATTTACCGGAGACTTGAGCATACGACGTTGGGTTAGTGATTCTTGTCCAAGTGAAATTCATAAGGTGGTAGATGCTAATTTGGTACAGGCAGGGAATGAAAAAACCGACACAAAGATGCAGTGTATTGTATCTATCATGGAATTAGCCTTGAGTTGCACCTTAGTGAAACATGATGCAAGAATTTGCATGGAAGATGCTCTTTCAACACTTAGAAAAATAAGGCTTCAATTTGTCAGTAATCGTCACTAG